The window TCGATTCAATCATTCTTTGTAAGCTTATTTAACGGTATAATTGTAATCATTGCTGTTCTTATAGCTTCTTATATGTCAGGCTATGTACTAATAAATAATGAATTAATTGAAGCGGACGTATCAGTTGCAATGGATTATTTAAATCAATTTCTGATGTTTATCACTTTCTTTGGTATTGTATATGTACTATTATTTGCCTTTTATTTTTATTGGAAAAATAGAGCAGGAAGAATGCGAAATAAATTATACGATACAGTTAAAATAACAATAAATATTAAGAACAATGTATACTAGCATCCTAAAACAGGATGCTTTTTTGGATTAGGTAAATTAATCATTTTTAGACTTCCTTTTGAACTCTTGTTATTGATAGCAATGCTATTGCACAATTCAAAATCCAACGAATTTAAATGTCAATGATTCACCTTCCTTATGCTTATATTTTGCTCAATTGGAACTATTTTATTGGCCAATTGAGTTGAGACATGATGAATAACTTTTGCATAAGATGAGTAAATTACAATTAAATAATTTATTTTGTTTTGAATAGTGAAAAATTTATCATTTCAAGGTAAAATAAAGATATAACATTTTGAGGAGGATGCCGATGATAACCGGTCAGTTAGAGCGAGCGTTTCAATTAGCAGAGAAACATAAACTCGACGTAAGCACAATTTTGGAGTTAAACAAAATTATTATGAAGGAGGTCAATTCATCTCCTAAAACTGAAGAAAAAATTCTGCAACAAATTCTTCAAATTCTTGAAAATAACAAACAAATTTTACGGGAGGCAACATAACAATTGGAAAAACAACTTGAATTGTATGATGATTTAGACACATTTGATTAAAGGCGCTGCTCAGCATGTAATGGTAATACGAGCAGCGCCTTTTTTATTTTATCTAAAAACATACGGATTTAAAGGTGTCATCAGTACGTTAGATGTTATCGTTCTTGAAAAATCAAAAATTTTTCTTTTTATTGACTAATAATTTCGAATTTTGTTAATATAATGAAAAGTTTTGGTGGAGGAGGTTGTTTCTATGTCTAAATTACAAGAGTTTCAAGTGATTTCTCGCCATATGCAGCTTGCTTGGGAAAAGAATGAACAAACCGTATTAGTAATTTTAGCCGATGCAAAAGGTTCTGCGTACCGTTTACCAGGTACGAAAATGCTGATGACTTCTGGCGGGACGATGGTCGGTACAATTAGTGGTGGTTGTTTGGAAAACGATTTATATGAATGGGCTTTAAAAGTTTTTAAAAGTAATCAAATCATGACTTTACAATATGATCTAAGCGAAACCGAAATTTGGAGCTTGGGAATTGGTTGTAAAGGAAATTTGGAATTTATTTTTCTCCCAATCCAACCTCA is drawn from Lysinibacillus sp. SGAir0095 and contains these coding sequences:
- a CDS encoding ABC transporter permease; this encodes MITGQLERAFQLAEKHKLDVSTILELNKIIMKEVNSSPKTEEKILQQILQILENNKQILREAT